The following are encoded in a window of Paenibacillaceae bacterium GAS479 genomic DNA:
- a CDS encoding sporulation-control protein yields the protein MSFFKNMMASMGIGAAQVDTVLEVPNSGVRPGDTIHGRIVVSGGSVAQQVNGIELLIMTSYIKEVNDSKVRENAALARLQLRESFEIGAGQREEFEFDLALPLFTPITAGGTQVWVKTSLDIASALDAGDNDYIKVLPHPLVEEILDAVDHLGFRTREVECKYAAHSRYGTPILQEFEFVPRTRNFGRLDELEMVFIPSEGYVDVIMEVDRRSGAFSEWLGTDESRTAFRLNESEIRRGTDALSQVLENRIRSFM from the coding sequence ATGTCGTTTTTCAAAAATATGATGGCTTCAATGGGGATTGGCGCAGCCCAAGTAGATACAGTGCTGGAGGTGCCTAACAGCGGCGTTAGGCCTGGCGATACGATCCACGGAAGGATCGTCGTCAGCGGAGGTTCGGTGGCGCAGCAAGTCAACGGCATTGAACTGCTCATCATGACGAGCTACATCAAGGAAGTCAACGATTCGAAGGTTCGCGAAAACGCTGCTCTAGCTCGTCTGCAACTGCGTGAGTCGTTTGAAATTGGAGCTGGCCAACGCGAGGAATTCGAATTTGACCTGGCGCTTCCGCTCTTCACGCCAATTACGGCTGGCGGCACGCAAGTTTGGGTCAAAACGTCGCTGGACATCGCCAGCGCGCTCGACGCTGGAGACAACGATTACATCAAAGTGTTGCCGCACCCGCTCGTTGAGGAGATTCTTGATGCGGTGGATCATCTGGGATTCCGCACCCGCGAGGTGGAGTGCAAGTATGCTGCCCACTCCCGTTATGGGACTCCTATTCTGCAAGAATTCGAGTTCGTGCCACGGACGCGCAACTTCGGGCGGTTGGATGAGCTGGAAATGGTGTTCATCCCCTCAGAAGGTTATGTGGATGTGATCATGGAGGTTGATCGTCGCTCGGGCGCCTTCTCCGAATGGCTCGGCACGGATGAGTCGCGTACCGCATTCCGGCTGAATGAATCCGAGATTCGCAGAGGCACGGATGCCCTGTCACAGGTATTGGAAAATAGAATCCGCAGCTTTATGTAA
- a CDS encoding D-alanine transaminase, with the protein MSLAYFNGRFAALDEPVLPIEERGHQFGDGVYEFFRVYEGQPFMLEEHLDRLYRSADLIRIEIGQSRKVLKGIMDELMLRSGLSNGDIYLQVTRGIAPRNHPFPTVPSSLSLTIKPWRELPPATRQEGVGILLHPDERWLNCHIKSLNLLPNILAKQAAVEQGCFEAVFVRDGIITEGSSANFYLVQNGAIRTHPLSNRILGGIAREAIRRIADAAGIPFIEEAFSPDDLLAADEAFLTSSGVELVPVVRVHGHGSIGNGSPGPIASELYRQYAALTLQPAQG; encoded by the coding sequence ATGAGCTTAGCTTATTTTAACGGCCGCTTTGCCGCGTTAGACGAGCCCGTGCTGCCGATCGAGGAGCGCGGCCATCAATTCGGCGACGGTGTGTATGAGTTTTTTCGAGTGTATGAAGGGCAGCCATTCATGCTAGAGGAGCATCTCGATCGGCTCTACCGCAGTGCAGATCTGATTCGCATCGAAATCGGCCAAAGCCGGAAAGTGCTGAAAGGAATCATGGACGAGCTCATGCTGCGTAGCGGGCTGTCCAACGGGGACATTTATTTGCAGGTGACCAGAGGCATCGCGCCTCGCAACCACCCTTTTCCAACTGTGCCCTCCTCACTATCGCTGACAATCAAGCCATGGAGGGAGCTGCCTCCTGCTACACGTCAGGAAGGCGTAGGAATATTGCTGCACCCGGACGAGCGCTGGCTGAACTGCCACATCAAGTCGCTCAACCTGTTGCCAAACATTTTGGCTAAGCAAGCCGCCGTTGAGCAGGGCTGTTTTGAAGCGGTGTTTGTGCGGGACGGGATTATAACGGAGGGTTCAAGCGCCAATTTCTACCTCGTTCAAAATGGAGCCATCCGAACGCATCCGCTCTCAAACCGCATTTTAGGCGGAATCGCGCGCGAGGCGATACGGCGGATTGCGGACGCTGCCGGCATCCCGTTCATTGAGGAGGCGTTTTCACCGGACGATCTGCTTGCTGCCGATGAAGCGTTCCTGACAAGCAGTGGCGTCGAGCTTGTTCCCGTTGTTCGCGTGCATGGCCACGGCTCCATTGGTAACGGCTCGCCAGGACCGATCGCAAGTGAGCTATATCGACAATATGCGGCATTGACCCTTCAGCCTGCCCAGGGCTGA
- a CDS encoding AAA domain-containing protein: MGDIIWINGAFGSGKTQAAWELHRRLPGSYVYDPENAGYFIRDNLPADLLKEDFQKFEMWRQFNYFMLDYIAAHYEGIILVPMTVPDPVKFDEMAGRLQREGRSMQAFVLWASKEVLLHRLSLRGENSSSWAALQIERCLHGLKSPELGRRIETEKLPVPDVANRIAELAGLKLHS, encoded by the coding sequence ATGGGTGATATCATCTGGATCAACGGAGCGTTTGGCTCAGGAAAGACACAAGCAGCGTGGGAGCTGCACCGGCGGTTGCCTGGTTCTTATGTGTACGATCCAGAGAATGCGGGTTATTTTATCCGTGATAATTTACCTGCAGACTTGTTAAAAGAAGACTTCCAGAAGTTTGAAATGTGGCGGCAGTTCAACTATTTTATGCTAGATTATATAGCTGCGCATTATGAGGGGATAATCCTTGTCCCGATGACGGTACCTGATCCGGTGAAATTCGACGAAATGGCCGGTCGGCTGCAAAGGGAAGGCCGGTCAATGCAGGCGTTTGTCCTCTGGGCATCGAAGGAAGTGTTGCTACATCGACTGAGTTTACGAGGTGAAAACAGCAGCTCATGGGCGGCTCTGCAGATCGAACGCTGTCTGCATGGGTTAAAATCGCCCGAACTGGGCCGTCGCATCGAGACGGAAAAGCTGCCCGTGCCGGACGTTGCGAATCGTATTGCAGAGTTGGCGGGATTGAAGCTTCATTCCTGA
- a CDS encoding plasmid segregation protein ParM, which translates to MKVHFQVGNDNGNSEHDLFVDGKMIRQPNVCCRVDKLPWSDELPPESFIRNLQDQLIVTIDSPAARPGMYYIGKFALMSGELLENLQIGIDNKADMDLPIINTLAQVAAVAVQRAYDEAKGVTTEPIEVTVDMATALPVTQHTDESAAKFEAKFMEGTHRVTVHLNKVRVAVNIVFDYVKAIPEATPVVFALQKDREGAWRSGDIFAEFVEAYDLDQKFNGAYFKDKRILHTDIGDGSTEYPITEGNKFLRQFVHGSHHGAGYAIEEALDDFNKLVYLPDSPRQFFSDVIKNSQHKYHNRAIQTLRRPLEGQARHIVQNIRKQLTKARNEIDVICVYGGGSVLMKPILQPMLIELCEEREIKLLYIPAEHAVTMNAEGLDAFVRGKIFEALKSKGIKQPV; encoded by the coding sequence GTGAAGGTACATTTTCAGGTAGGAAACGACAACGGCAATAGCGAGCATGATCTGTTTGTAGACGGCAAAATGATTCGCCAGCCTAACGTATGCTGTCGGGTGGACAAGCTTCCATGGAGCGACGAGCTTCCACCGGAAAGCTTTATCCGCAACCTGCAAGACCAGCTGATTGTAACGATTGACTCCCCCGCGGCGCGTCCCGGGATGTACTATATCGGCAAGTTTGCGCTGATGAGCGGCGAGCTGCTGGAAAACCTGCAAATCGGCATCGACAACAAGGCGGACATGGATCTGCCGATCATCAACACGCTGGCGCAAGTGGCGGCGGTTGCCGTGCAACGCGCCTATGACGAAGCGAAAGGCGTAACGACCGAACCGATCGAAGTTACAGTCGACATGGCTACGGCGCTTCCAGTGACGCAGCATACCGACGAGAGTGCGGCTAAGTTTGAAGCCAAATTCATGGAGGGTACGCATCGCGTGACCGTCCACCTGAACAAGGTGCGGGTAGCGGTCAACATTGTGTTCGACTATGTCAAAGCAATTCCGGAAGCTACGCCAGTTGTATTCGCGCTCCAAAAAGATCGCGAGGGCGCTTGGCGCTCTGGGGATATTTTTGCCGAATTCGTGGAGGCTTATGATCTCGACCAGAAATTTAATGGTGCTTACTTCAAGGACAAGCGTATTCTGCATACGGATATCGGTGACGGTTCGACAGAATATCCGATTACGGAAGGGAATAAGTTCCTGCGCCAGTTCGTGCATGGCAGCCATCACGGCGCTGGTTATGCGATCGAGGAAGCGCTGGACGACTTCAACAAGCTGGTTTATTTGCCGGACAGCCCGCGCCAATTTTTCAGTGATGTGATCAAAAATTCACAGCATAAATACCATAACCGTGCGATTCAGACGCTTCGCCGTCCGCTTGAGGGACAAGCTCGTCATATCGTACAAAACATCCGTAAGCAACTGACAAAAGCGCGGAATGAGATCGACGTCATTTGCGTGTACGGCGGCGGTAGCGTGCTGATGAAGCCGATTTTGCAGCCAATGCTGATCGAGCTTTGCGAAGAGCGCGAAATCAAGCTGTTGTACATTCCGGCTGAGCATGCGGTTACGATGAATGCCGAAGGTCTGGACGCTTTTGTTCGCGGTAAGATCTTCGAGGCGCTGAAGTCCAAAGGGATTAAGCAGCCGGTTTAA